The proteins below come from a single Zea mays cultivar B73 chromosome 8, Zm-B73-REFERENCE-NAM-5.0, whole genome shotgun sequence genomic window:
- the LOC103637240 gene encoding probable polygalacturonase, with product MAYGDRVITFEDSEKESEYGYVRKDMKHWPLIAPLPSYGRGRDEPGARYSNFIGGSNLTDVIITGKNGTINGKGQVWWDKFHAKELKFIRGHLLELLYSENIIISNVTFVNAPYWNLHPTYCTNVTISGVTILAPVNSPNTDGIDPKSSSRVKIEDCYIVSGDDCVAVKSGWDEYGIRFNMPSQHIVIQRLTSVSPTSAMIALSSEMSGGIRDVRAKDSVAINTESAIRVKTLGAIAGVLSRNELVAAALFTLAINHKQVDVFSFGIVLWEILTGEEPIDRSDYKSGDQLVVL from the exons ATGGCGTACGGCGACCGCGTCATCACCTTCGAGGACTCCGAGAAGGAGAGCGAGTACGGCTATGTCCGCAAG GACATGAAGCATTGGCCCCTCATAGCTCCCCTGCCATCCTACGGGAGAGGAAGGGACGAGCCTGGCGCAAGGTACAGCAATTTCATTGGAGGATCCAATCTCACTGACGTCATCATCACAG GCAAAAATGGAACGATCAACGGGAAGGGGCAGGTCTGGTGGGACAAGTTCCACGCCAAGGAGCTCAAGTTCATCCGCGGCCACCTCCTCGAGCTCCTCTACTCTGAGAACATCATCATCTCCAATGTCACCTTCGTCAACGCGCCGTACTGGAACCTCCACCCTACCTATTGCAC CAATGTGACCATCAGTGGCGTCACAATTCTCGCGCCGGTGAATTCGCCTAACACCGATGGAATTGACCCGA AGTCTTCCTCGCGTGTCAAGATCGAGGACTGCTACATCGTCTCCGGCGACGACTGCGTGGCCGTGAAGAGCGGGTGGGATGAGTACGGCATCAGGTTCAACATGCCGAGCCAGCACATCGTCATCCAGAGGCTGACCAGCGTCTCCCCCACGAGCGCCATGATCGCGCTGAGCAGCGAGATGTCGGGCGGCATCCGCGACGTGCGTGCCAAGGACAGTGTGGCCATCAACACGGAGTCGGCCATCAGGGTCAAGACGCTTGGAGCAATTGCTGGTGTTCTGTCGAGGAATGAGCTCGTCGCTGCAGCTCTCTTCACTCTTGCAATCAATCACAAACAG GTGGATGTGTTCTCTTTTGGGATAGTTTTATGGGAGATCTTGACTGGTGAGGAACC CATTGATagaagtgattacaagtcaggcgACCAGCTGGTCGTGCTATAG